A single window of uncultured Methanospirillum sp. DNA harbors:
- a CDS encoding methyl-accepting chemotaxis protein, giving the protein MKKLSFRSIRHEILFFGAIALIVVSCAIIGYASLSQYTISVQGSFAQVKSLSSDQAITLKDEINRAFEIDRTLAGSLDGSFTTGNKPSRESVQAMIYGLMIRYPQYNGIYVVLEPDVWDKNDIAYKGKEGTDDTGRFMAYYSRDIAGNPKLDKVYSYNEGEDGSDFYQIPKKTLKEFVTEPYPWDIQGRKILLSSVVVPIIVDGKFVGIAGIDLPLENIQGLADAVHSYENTAKIYFISNDGIVTGATGYQDSVGKALGEAALPLSGQAQSIISDIQRGRNEVFESKGTITAYTPVQIGNSEKPWSVILTVPVDVVTAQARMNTIILLIIGGVCTCIGLLLLFVAARGIARPIEQITSHADIIAQGELGDEIVIERDDEIGRLADSFRRMLSSLQGKALAADGIAAGDLSVEIPVSSDHDLLGSSMITMRDTIKKMADTVTLLARQATEGNLQVRGDNTQFKGDYQKIVSGINETLDAVIRPVNGTMALAEVYASGDYTARFDPAIPVSGSFITLRDSMNQIGQQSAAAVSGVKEQIVSVVGSIEETTASLEEVSASSTKLASSSNEVSSLADTSLDGVSQILSAMDDLSVNITNVAEMTDTVASVTRTTDELSTKGSILAKQAEQKMRNITSSIDESSKTMSEMSGQMEQIGQIVRIISDIADQTNLLALNAAIEAARAGEAGRGFSVVADEVKSLAIESQLSAEKITTMITTLQHQSEDASNAMRKSSTEVTSGNQAVNETLDLFSQIVTQVEQISELVSTVAGSAEEQAAAVQEITASVHELEERVKKTAEEAVSSAAATEETSAALDQITRSVSVVAQATDHINNEMGRFRV; this is encoded by the coding sequence ATGAAGAAACTGTCATTCAGATCAATCAGACATGAAATTCTATTCTTTGGAGCAATAGCTCTGATCGTTGTATCGTGTGCTATTATCGGGTATGCAAGTCTGTCCCAGTACACGATTTCAGTACAAGGTTCATTTGCCCAGGTGAAATCACTCTCTTCAGATCAGGCCATTACTCTGAAAGATGAGATCAACCGTGCTTTTGAGATTGACCGAACGCTGGCAGGATCCCTGGACGGATCATTTACCACAGGAAATAAACCCTCACGTGAATCTGTCCAGGCCATGATCTACGGACTTATGATCCGTTACCCACAATATAACGGGATATACGTTGTTCTCGAACCAGATGTCTGGGATAAAAATGATATCGCGTATAAAGGGAAGGAAGGAACCGATGATACCGGACGATTCATGGCATATTATTCCAGAGATATTGCAGGAAACCCAAAACTCGACAAAGTATACAGTTATAACGAAGGTGAGGACGGGAGCGACTTCTACCAGATTCCGAAAAAAACACTGAAAGAGTTCGTTACCGAACCATATCCATGGGATATTCAGGGCAGGAAGATCCTGCTTTCATCAGTAGTAGTCCCGATTATCGTGGACGGAAAATTTGTTGGAATCGCCGGGATAGATCTTCCTCTTGAAAATATTCAGGGTCTTGCTGATGCTGTTCACTCCTATGAAAACACTGCTAAAATTTATTTCATATCAAATGACGGGATTGTAACCGGTGCAACCGGGTATCAGGATAGTGTCGGAAAGGCATTAGGTGAAGCTGCTCTTCCTCTTTCCGGACAGGCTCAATCGATCATTTCTGACATCCAGAGAGGAAGGAACGAAGTTTTTGAGAGCAAGGGTACCATTACAGCCTATACTCCGGTACAGATTGGAAATTCTGAAAAACCCTGGTCAGTCATTCTTACCGTCCCAGTCGATGTAGTGACTGCCCAGGCAAGAATGAACACAATAATATTGCTGATTATTGGAGGAGTTTGTACATGTATTGGTCTTCTTCTTCTTTTTGTCGCAGCCCGGGGGATTGCACGGCCAATAGAGCAGATCACCTCTCATGCAGATATTATTGCCCAGGGAGAACTGGGAGATGAGATAGTAATCGAGAGAGATGACGAGATCGGGAGGCTTGCTGATTCATTCAGACGCATGCTCTCAAGTTTACAGGGAAAAGCACTCGCTGCTGATGGCATTGCCGCGGGAGACCTTTCAGTAGAGATCCCTGTTTCATCTGATCATGATCTCCTGGGATCATCGATGATCACAATGCGGGATACCATTAAAAAAATGGCTGATACCGTGACTCTTCTCGCACGTCAGGCAACAGAAGGAAATCTTCAGGTCAGGGGAGATAATACACAGTTTAAAGGTGATTATCAGAAGATAGTTTCTGGAATTAATGAGACTCTGGATGCGGTGATCAGGCCGGTAAATGGAACGATGGCACTTGCTGAAGTGTATGCATCAGGAGATTATACTGCCCGGTTTGATCCTGCGATTCCGGTTTCTGGATCATTTATCACCCTTCGTGATTCAATGAACCAGATCGGGCAGCAAAGTGCTGCAGCAGTCAGCGGGGTGAAAGAACAGATCGTATCTGTAGTGGGAAGTATTGAAGAGACCACAGCATCTTTGGAAGAAGTATCTGCAAGTTCAACAAAACTTGCATCCAGCTCAAATGAAGTCAGTTCACTCGCCGATACAAGTCTGGACGGAGTGAGCCAGATTCTTAGTGCAATGGATGATCTTTCAGTTAATATTACCAATGTGGCTGAAATGACTGACACAGTTGCATCAGTTACCCGGACTACTGATGAATTATCAACCAAAGGATCAATCCTGGCGAAACAGGCAGAGCAAAAGATGAGGAACATCACTTCATCGATTGATGAGAGCAGCAAGACAATGAGTGAGATGTCCGGACAGATGGAACAGATTGGACAGATTGTCCGGATTATAAGTGATATTGCTGACCAGACAAACCTCCTTGCCCTTAACGCTGCAATCGAAGCTGCACGGGCAGGTGAAGCAGGAAGAGGGTTCTCAGTCGTTGCTGATGAAGTAAAATCCCTTGCTATTGAATCTCAGCTGTCAGCAGAGAAAATTACAACCATGATCACAACATTACAGCACCAGTCTGAAGATGCCTCAAATGCCATGCGTAAATCTTCCACTGAAGTGACGTCAGGAAACCAGGCTGTCAATGAAACCCTTGATCTCTTCTCTCAGATCGTAACCCAGGTAGAACAGATATCAGAACTTGTATCTACAGTCGCTGGGTCCGCAGAAGAACAGGCTGCAGCAGTGCAGGAGATTACGGCAAGTGTTCATGAGCTTGAGGAACGGGTCAAGAAAACTGCTGAAGAGGCTGTCTCTTCAGCTGCTGCCACTGAAGAGACATCTGCTGCTCTTGATCAGATCACCAGATCAGTATCAGTTGTAGCCCAGGCAACTGATCATATCAATAATGAAATGGGAAGATTCAGAGTATAA
- a CDS encoding TraB/GumN family protein gives MGEIKIVGTAHVSAKSVDEVREAIEQFHPDIVAVELDQGRSKAINKEGTTPSVDDVLELRNFDQLLIQWLLSYIQRKIGLDVGVEPGAEMKAAMAEAQERGLRVELVDRDIKVTLLRFWQSLGFIGKIKMVGSLIFSIAEVENIDAEEIEKLKNEDMLEVIMGEFKKFSPNGARALIDERDAYIAHNLIDLKNEADHRILAVVGAGHMQGITRYLQDPSSLPSRESLVKEPKKYPWTLIIGSCVTALFFLLLASIACSGVGLDVLLRAFLFWVLIHGALSAGATLAVRGHPYSVITCFCVAWMTSLNPLLHAGWIAAYVEAKARKPPVSDFKRIYEATSLTELFQIPLFKVVLVASVANLGSFLGTILYFMFLFPVLGVDPVVVISTGLHNIQAAITGLL, from the coding sequence ATGGGTGAGATAAAAATTGTCGGGACTGCTCATGTCTCGGCAAAAAGCGTCGATGAAGTCAGAGAAGCTATCGAACAATTTCATCCAGATATTGTTGCCGTAGAACTGGATCAGGGAAGAAGTAAAGCCATCAACAAGGAAGGTACTACCCCGTCTGTTGATGATGTCCTTGAACTCAGGAATTTTGATCAACTTCTCATTCAATGGCTTCTCTCATATATTCAACGAAAAATCGGTCTTGATGTCGGTGTAGAGCCCGGGGCTGAAATGAAAGCCGCAATGGCTGAAGCTCAGGAGAGAGGACTCAGAGTAGAACTGGTAGATCGAGATATTAAAGTTACCCTCCTCAGATTCTGGCAGTCTCTTGGTTTTATCGGAAAGATCAAGATGGTGGGATCACTGATCTTCTCGATAGCCGAGGTGGAGAATATTGATGCCGAGGAGATTGAAAAACTCAAAAATGAGGATATGCTTGAAGTCATCATGGGCGAGTTTAAAAAATTCTCTCCTAACGGAGCACGGGCCCTTATCGATGAACGTGATGCTTATATTGCACATAATCTGATAGATCTCAAAAATGAGGCTGATCATCGGATTCTTGCAGTAGTTGGAGCAGGCCATATGCAGGGGATTACCCGGTACCTTCAGGATCCCTCATCACTTCCATCCAGAGAATCACTTGTTAAGGAGCCCAAAAAATATCCCTGGACTCTTATCATTGGAAGTTGTGTCACTGCTCTGTTCTTTCTCCTCCTCGCCTCAATTGCATGTTCGGGAGTTGGCCTGGATGTTCTCCTCCGTGCCTTTCTCTTCTGGGTTCTGATTCATGGGGCACTATCTGCAGGTGCAACCCTTGCAGTCCGGGGCCATCCCTATTCGGTGATCACCTGTTTCTGTGTTGCCTGGATGACATCGTTAAATCCACTTCTCCATGCCGGATGGATTGCAGCATATGTCGAAGCGAAGGCACGAAAACCTCCGGTCTCTGATTTTAAGAGAATTTACGAAGCGACTTCACTTACAGAGTTATTTCAGATTCCATTATTTAAAGTAGTACTCGTAGCATCTGTGGCAAATCTGGGAAGTTTTCTGGGAACGATTCTGTATTTCATGTTCCTGTTCCCGGTTCTCGGTGTGGATCCTGTGGTTGTCATCTCAACCGGGTTACATAATATTCAGGCTGCTATCACCGGTTTATTATAA
- a CDS encoding META domain-containing protein → MNSVSGEVTTPSTPDGSWTIEQYRSSNGDLVFPLTGNPMSIVFHDEIISIAAGCSNYTGQYTAAGGAMIIPRPVTTDEACDTSGSTQATAFIESLKDTALFQVNSSHLLLYDDDEELLISLITK, encoded by the coding sequence TTGAATTCGGTTTCAGGTGAGGTAACTACCCCTTCTACTCCTGATGGCTCATGGACGATTGAACAATACAGGAGTAGTAATGGTGATCTGGTCTTCCCGCTCACCGGAAATCCCATGTCTATAGTATTCCATGATGAGATTATTTCAATAGCGGCCGGATGCAGTAATTATACTGGACAGTACACCGCAGCTGGTGGTGCCATGATAATTCCACGTCCTGTTACCACGGATGAAGCATGTGACACTTCAGGTAGTACCCAGGCAACTGCCTTCATAGAGTCTCTAAAAGATACAGCATTATTTCAAGTGAACTCATCACATCTCCTGTTATATGATGACGATGAGGAACTCCTTATCTCTCTTATCACAAAGTAA